A portion of the Sphaerochaeta pleomorpha str. Grapes genome contains these proteins:
- a CDS encoding xanthine dehydrogenase family protein molybdopterin-binding subunit, producing the protein MNEPFKPRDAHTFIGTYRPKIDGWEKASGKALFADDMTIKRKFPDLLYAKVLRSPYPNARIVSFDTKKAEALPGVVTVMTYKDPEFSNLKLTNAGWTDCVDTVTWDRMMFPFRDRRVLGEGASWVGDEMGIAVAAESEKIAEQALKLIDIEWEKKPFALDPIESMAIDSPLVHPDLTSSNVLAPDPTGGPDVFEDRGNVDSDFKTADVVIEVHSTHHNATQASMDNWCCLMQWKEDNLTVWSNSYAADQLRMHISEMLGLPLHKIRAIASYVGGQFGRGDTGDQPFFLITALLSMKTGRPVKYRHTRHQSFLNTRQPAQYTCKVGAKKDGTITSMHFKSIGNVGAYADLSMFALKFVPKELAEVVLAHIPNLRMEAYGVYTNVIPGCMMRGVGNSQFNLIFAHLIDELSEKLDMDPIDLCIKNFAHEWEKLPSKSLQVVLEEGKRRIGWKDLRHKPGKGPLFNGTKKRGVGFSCHPSWHAEWQEKRRGKVQVTLTLNPDCTVLLKAASIEVGGGSNTCNLLGCAEALQFLNISLQDIQWTSIVDTNDGIKDCVQTDSAVSFLQSEVLIDTAKELKLKLGEVASEILKVPSTEIFFEQGKVLVTSQPSLDLTIKELLRKGDNAPITVASSRTPDVKLTGVPFFANFAEVEVDTGTGKVEVVKLVVVNDCGTVMYASGAEAQQIGGQCMGMGEALTEEIIYDKATGIPLNFNWIDYTIPTMSDMPEIDPVLLEVWKGTGKYGACGIGEGTVSCTPGAIQNAIYNAIGVRVNDIPVKPEKILKALGKD; encoded by the coding sequence ATGAACGAACCCTTCAAACCAAGAGATGCGCATACATTTATCGGAACCTACCGCCCAAAAATCGATGGGTGGGAGAAAGCAAGCGGGAAAGCATTGTTTGCCGATGACATGACTATCAAACGAAAATTTCCTGACCTGCTCTATGCAAAAGTGCTCAGAAGTCCCTACCCGAATGCAAGGATCGTGTCCTTTGACACCAAAAAAGCAGAAGCACTTCCCGGAGTAGTGACGGTCATGACCTACAAAGATCCGGAATTCTCCAATCTCAAACTCACCAATGCAGGTTGGACCGACTGCGTCGACACCGTAACCTGGGACCGCATGATGTTTCCTTTCCGCGACCGAAGGGTCCTTGGCGAAGGAGCAAGCTGGGTCGGAGATGAAATGGGCATCGCAGTAGCTGCCGAAAGCGAAAAAATTGCAGAACAAGCCTTGAAACTCATCGATATCGAATGGGAGAAAAAACCTTTTGCCCTCGACCCCATCGAGTCGATGGCCATCGACTCCCCCTTGGTCCATCCCGATTTGACCAGTAGCAACGTGCTTGCCCCCGACCCTACCGGCGGCCCCGATGTGTTCGAAGACAGGGGAAACGTCGATTCCGATTTTAAAACTGCTGATGTAGTAATCGAAGTACATTCCACCCATCACAATGCGACCCAGGCAAGTATGGACAACTGGTGCTGCCTCATGCAATGGAAAGAAGACAATCTGACAGTCTGGTCAAACTCGTATGCTGCAGACCAGTTACGGATGCATATCAGTGAGATGCTTGGCTTGCCCCTGCACAAAATCAGGGCAATCGCCTCGTACGTAGGAGGTCAGTTTGGCCGTGGAGACACCGGAGACCAACCCTTCTTTCTTATAACCGCCCTACTCTCGATGAAAACAGGGAGGCCGGTCAAATACCGCCATACCCGCCATCAGAGTTTCCTCAACACCAGACAACCTGCCCAGTATACCTGTAAGGTCGGGGCAAAGAAGGACGGAACGATAACCTCGATGCATTTCAAGTCGATAGGCAATGTCGGCGCCTACGCAGACCTCTCGATGTTTGCCCTCAAGTTTGTACCCAAAGAACTTGCAGAAGTCGTCCTTGCCCACATTCCCAATTTGCGCATGGAAGCCTATGGGGTATATACCAATGTCATCCCCGGATGCATGATGCGGGGTGTCGGGAATTCACAGTTCAACCTTATCTTCGCCCACCTTATCGATGAGCTGAGCGAGAAGTTGGATATGGATCCAATAGATCTCTGTATCAAGAATTTTGCCCATGAATGGGAAAAACTTCCCAGTAAAAGCCTGCAGGTAGTGTTGGAGGAAGGAAAGCGGAGAATAGGGTGGAAGGACCTACGTCACAAACCAGGGAAAGGACCTCTTTTTAACGGAACAAAGAAACGCGGGGTCGGGTTCTCCTGCCATCCCTCCTGGCATGCCGAATGGCAGGAAAAACGCAGGGGGAAGGTTCAGGTAACCCTTACCTTGAATCCCGACTGCACAGTTTTGTTGAAGGCAGCCTCCATCGAAGTCGGAGGAGGGTCGAACACCTGTAATCTACTGGGGTGTGCTGAAGCCCTGCAGTTTCTAAATATCTCCCTGCAAGACATCCAATGGACAAGTATCGTCGACACCAACGATGGAATCAAGGACTGTGTACAGACTGATAGTGCAGTTTCCTTTTTGCAATCAGAAGTACTAATCGATACCGCCAAGGAACTCAAGCTCAAACTCGGAGAGGTAGCCTCTGAGATTCTCAAGGTCCCTTCAACAGAGATTTTCTTCGAACAAGGCAAAGTCTTGGTCACCTCCCAGCCTTCCTTGGACCTGACCATCAAAGAACTTCTGAGAAAAGGCGACAATGCCCCTATCACCGTTGCAAGCAGTCGCACACCGGATGTCAAACTCACCGGAGTTCCCTTTTTTGCAAATTTTGCCGAAGTTGAAGTCGACACCGGGACAGGAAAAGTCGAGGTGGTGAAACTGGTGGTAGTCAATGACTGCGGAACAGTCATGTATGCCTCAGGAGCCGAAGCGCAACAAATCGGAGGCCAATGCATGGGCATGGGCGAAGCTTTGACCGAGGAAATCATCTATGACAAGGCAACAGGCATTCCTTTGAACTTCAACTGGATAGACTACACCATCCCTACCATGTCAGATATGCCTGAAATCGATCCTGTTTTGCTTGAAGTCTGGAAAGGGACCGGCAAATATGGCGCTTGTGGCATTGGTGAGGGCACAGTGTCGTGTACGCCTGGGGCAATCCAGAATGCAATCTACAATGCCATCGGCGTTAGGGTGAACGATATTCCAGTCAAACCGGAAAAAATTCTCAAAGCACTGGGAAAGGACTGA
- a CDS encoding (2Fe-2S)-binding protein translates to MSKREPDVLITVEKPSRELRIRINGMYHTFLLEGDLDNATTLSYLLREKLGFTGLKVACDEGACGACTVIMDGKAVLSCMVLAIEADGHEVITIEGLAKDDPVIQAFAEQSEPHYGTAMQCGYCTPGFVMTAKAFLNENPNPTLAEIKDALSGNICRCGCYAGIAQAVFRAAEKIRERGETL, encoded by the coding sequence ATGTCAAAGAGAGAACCTGACGTTCTGATTACTGTGGAGAAACCAAGCAGAGAGCTTCGAATTCGTATCAATGGAATGTATCATACCTTTCTTTTGGAAGGTGACCTTGACAATGCTACGACCCTTTCCTATCTCCTTCGAGAGAAACTCGGTTTTACGGGACTCAAGGTGGCTTGTGATGAAGGAGCCTGTGGTGCCTGTACCGTGATTATGGACGGCAAGGCAGTACTTTCCTGTATGGTGCTCGCCATAGAGGCCGATGGACATGAGGTGATCACCATCGAAGGACTTGCCAAGGACGACCCGGTAATCCAGGCCTTCGCCGAGCAATCGGAACCCCATTACGGTACGGCAATGCAATGCGGCTATTGCACCCCGGGCTTTGTCATGACCGCAAAGGCTTTTCTCAATGAGAATCCAAATCCTACCCTAGCAGAGATCAAGGATGCCCTCAGTGGCAACATCTGCCGCTGTGGCTGCTATGCAGGCATTGCCCAGGCAGTATTCAGGGCCGCCGAAAAAATCCGGGAAAGGGGGGAAACCCTATGA
- a CDS encoding PEGA domain-containing protein: MKRFITILVATILALSLTGCATLLKGNTQEVAFASDPAKAQVYINGSYFGDTPFTMNMDSSNSYTVEFRKSGYQSKSFLINSELGLGWVILDVISGFYPVVIDAITGDWKVLDTTIVMTNLEKR, translated from the coding sequence ATGAAAAGATTTATAACCATTCTCGTAGCTACCATCCTCGCCTTGAGTCTCACAGGATGTGCTACGTTATTGAAAGGGAATACACAAGAAGTGGCATTTGCCTCGGACCCTGCTAAAGCACAGGTATATATCAATGGATCCTATTTCGGGGACACCCCGTTTACCATGAACATGGACTCTTCCAATTCCTACACTGTGGAATTTCGGAAATCCGGATACCAGAGCAAATCGTTTTTGATCAACAGTGAACTTGGACTCGGTTGGGTAATCCTCGATGTCATCTCGGGTTTTTACCCTGTTGTCATCGATGCTATCACAGGCGACTGGAAGGTTCTCGATACAACGATAGTGATGACAAACCTTGAAAAACGCTAG
- a CDS encoding TM2 domain-containing protein — protein MKSKGTAYVLWFFLGLIGVHKFYLARTGMGVLYLLTAGIFGIGWFFDLFTLGGQVDRYNALYGRGQQQSQSQNIIINMPTNGNEPAIAKTE, from the coding sequence ATGAAGTCAAAAGGGACTGCGTATGTCTTATGGTTCTTCCTAGGGTTAATCGGTGTTCATAAGTTTTATCTTGCTAGAACAGGAATGGGCGTTTTGTATCTTCTTACTGCTGGTATTTTTGGTATTGGTTGGTTTTTTGATTTGTTTACGCTTGGCGGACAAGTAGATAGGTATAATGCTCTTTATGGAAGAGGGCAGCAACAATCACAAAGCCAAAATATAATTATCAATATGCCTACTAATGGAAATGAACCAGCAATTGCAAAGACTGAGTAA
- a CDS encoding DUF2971 domain-containing protein, which yields MEEMLYHYTKLETFLIHILPQKELLFSRMGTSRDPNEYKSLSRYSYTTDENETTKFNDFREALEKYKFNSKFLCFSMENHKGNQNPRHEFDRLRMWDQYGDGNNGICLGFSKDKLISTFTSMKSKYSRQEYEFFNDPINYLNFAKEWHAINAYEVVKDYAPPPYIEKYLSDKRKRDFLFFSKDENYGDENEFRLLILTQKDNCTIKISITESLSEIIIGDNLPTSFWETYMPLIKSIFPDVNVFQMKWNYGIVQRVPY from the coding sequence ATGGAGGAAATGCTTTACCACTATACCAAACTTGAGACTTTTTTAATCCATATTCTTCCACAGAAAGAACTACTATTCTCAAGAATGGGCACATCTAGGGATCCGAATGAGTATAAATCGCTAAGCAGATACAGTTATACAACAGACGAAAATGAGACGACAAAATTTAATGATTTCCGTGAAGCATTAGAAAAATATAAATTCAATTCCAAGTTTCTTTGTTTTTCAATGGAAAACCATAAAGGAAATCAAAATCCCAGACATGAGTTTGATCGTTTACGCATGTGGGATCAATATGGTGATGGAAATAATGGCATCTGCCTTGGTTTTTCTAAAGATAAGCTTATTAGTACTTTTACGAGTATGAAATCAAAATACTCCAGACAAGAGTATGAGTTTTTTAACGACCCGATAAATTATTTAAATTTTGCAAAGGAATGGCATGCTATAAATGCATATGAAGTTGTAAAGGATTATGCCCCTCCCCCTTATATCGAGAAATACCTAAGTGATAAACGAAAACGAGATTTTCTTTTTTTCTCAAAAGATGAAAATTATGGAGATGAGAACGAATTCAGGTTACTGATTCTAACCCAGAAGGATAATTGCACAATTAAAATTTCAATTACAGAATCTCTAAGTGAAATTATTATTGGGGATAACCTACCGACATCGTTTTGGGAAACCTATATGCCACTTATAAAAAGTATTTTCCCCGATGTGAATGTATTTCAAATGAAGTGGAATTATGGAATCGTACAAAGGGTTCCTTATTAG
- a CDS encoding NAD(P)-dependent oxidoreductase — translation MKISVVEPLGVKKEVLAEKLRKAIGEDPQLMLWDDRKESDADLVERSKDADIVVLSNIKYGRTVIEQCPSLKMICVAFTGFDHIDMECCKEKGILVCNCAGYSTVAVADLVFALVLSLARNIVACDKATREGKTKDGLVGFELEGKKFGIIGLGAIGTRVAQIALAFGCEVSAYSRTAKAIPGVTFTDLETVLKESDIVSLHVPQCKETIGMIGKEELALMKKSAFLINTARGPVVDTAALVTALNNGVIAGAGIDVFDKEPPLAPDYSLLGAKNTVLTPHVAFASSQAFAKRADIVADNIRAWIAGKPVHVVS, via the coding sequence ATGAAGATATCGGTTGTTGAGCCTTTGGGGGTCAAAAAGGAAGTTCTTGCAGAAAAACTGAGAAAAGCCATTGGAGAAGATCCTCAACTCATGCTCTGGGATGACAGGAAAGAGAGTGACGCTGATCTTGTGGAACGCAGCAAGGATGCAGACATTGTAGTCTTGTCAAACATCAAATATGGCCGCACCGTCATCGAGCAGTGTCCTTCCTTGAAAATGATCTGCGTTGCCTTTACCGGCTTCGATCATATTGATATGGAGTGTTGCAAGGAAAAAGGAATTCTTGTCTGCAACTGTGCAGGGTATTCCACAGTTGCCGTAGCCGATCTCGTATTTGCCTTGGTCCTTTCCCTTGCCAGAAACATTGTTGCCTGCGACAAAGCTACCAGGGAAGGTAAGACGAAAGACGGTTTGGTGGGTTTTGAGCTGGAAGGCAAGAAATTCGGCATAATCGGTTTGGGAGCCATCGGGACAAGGGTTGCACAGATTGCCCTGGCTTTCGGTTGTGAAGTCTCTGCGTATTCGCGGACAGCAAAAGCAATTCCAGGGGTAACGTTCACCGATTTGGAAACGGTACTTAAAGAATCAGATATCGTTTCTTTACATGTTCCCCAGTGCAAAGAGACTATCGGCATGATCGGGAAAGAGGAATTGGCCCTGATGAAGAAGAGTGCCTTCCTGATCAATACCGCCCGGGGTCCTGTGGTTGACACCGCGGCATTGGTTACCGCTCTCAACAATGGGGTAATTGCCGGGGCCGGTATCGATGTCTTTGACAAAGAACCACCGCTTGCTCCCGATTATTCCCTTTTGGGTGCAAAGAATACGGTACTTACCCCACATGTTGCCTTTGCAAGCAGCCAAGCTTTTGCAAAGCGTGCCGATATCGTTGCTGATAATATCAGAGCCTGGATTGCAGGCAAGCCTGTACATGTGGTTTCCTGA
- the larA gene encoding nickel-dependent lactate racemase, with product MQVEYQRNRQSFSIKERNLLGSFEPNEFIASQDALTLLAQALEKPRGGPDLDTFLKGAKTVLVIVNDATRPTPTSTMLEALLPILAKHGISERTGLTVLVATGAHRGATEQEFSQILGPLEQRLRTCCVSHDAKKKDEQVKVGTTRNGTPIILDRRLFESDRVIVTGSVEPHYFAGFTGGRKAFLPGIAGYETIEANHRLALSQRAQSLALEGNPVHEDMMDALHVITTPTFSIMAVLDKEQKIASVVAGDINQSFYESVRVAKQIFCVQIPQKADVVVSVARFPMDINLYQSQKAIDNGALAVKDGGTLILVSSCREGIGDETFANLLCEASSAGDALHRISRCYRLGYHKAAKMAAVSQRITVQAFTEMQDEQLTGLFITPVHNLQDAIEEGIQRAIDRGIQEPKVLILPDGCVTVPELEPLDTKTKTS from the coding sequence ATGCAGGTTGAATACCAAAGGAACCGGCAATCTTTTTCAATAAAGGAAAGGAACCTGCTCGGTTCCTTTGAGCCCAATGAGTTCATAGCATCCCAAGATGCTTTGACTCTGCTGGCACAGGCCTTGGAAAAACCACGGGGAGGCCCCGACCTCGACACGTTCCTAAAAGGCGCGAAAACGGTACTGGTCATCGTAAATGACGCCACCCGCCCTACCCCTACCTCAACCATGCTCGAAGCGTTGCTTCCCATCCTAGCTAAGCATGGTATTTCAGAACGTACGGGCCTTACGGTCCTGGTAGCCACGGGAGCCCACCGGGGGGCTACAGAACAGGAATTCTCACAGATTCTGGGTCCGTTGGAACAACGTCTGCGTACTTGCTGTGTTTCGCATGATGCGAAGAAAAAAGACGAACAGGTCAAGGTAGGGACAACAAGGAACGGGACACCGATAATCCTGGACCGGCGCCTGTTCGAATCCGACAGGGTTATTGTCACGGGGAGCGTGGAACCCCATTATTTTGCCGGTTTTACCGGGGGAAGAAAGGCTTTCCTTCCGGGTATTGCCGGCTATGAGACCATTGAGGCAAACCATAGGCTGGCGTTGTCCCAGAGGGCCCAATCGCTTGCACTGGAAGGGAACCCTGTCCATGAGGATATGATGGATGCCCTGCATGTAATCACCACCCCTACATTCTCCATCATGGCTGTTTTGGACAAGGAACAGAAAATCGCTTCGGTTGTCGCCGGGGATATCAATCAGTCATTCTATGAGTCGGTAAGGGTTGCAAAACAGATTTTCTGCGTACAGATTCCCCAGAAAGCAGATGTCGTGGTGTCCGTAGCCAGGTTCCCGATGGATATCAACCTGTACCAGTCACAGAAGGCGATTGACAACGGGGCCCTTGCAGTAAAAGACGGGGGGACCTTGATCCTGGTCTCTTCCTGCAGGGAAGGGATAGGGGACGAGACCTTTGCGAATCTGCTTTGCGAAGCCTCTTCTGCCGGGGATGCCTTACACAGGATTTCCCGTTGTTACAGGCTTGGCTACCACAAGGCGGCGAAAATGGCTGCGGTCTCGCAGAGGATTACCGTGCAAGCATTCACGGAAATGCAGGATGAACAACTTACCGGCCTGTTCATTACCCCTGTCCACAACCTGCAAGACGCTATCGAAGAAGGCATCCAAAGGGCAATAGACAGGGGGATCCAGGAACCCAAGGTACTCATACTCCCGGATGGATGCGTGACAGTTCCCGAATTGGAGCCTCTGGACACCAAAACAAAAACCAGTTGA
- a CDS encoding phosphoglycerate kinase encodes MEKNRIKIKVLEDFEMKGRTVLFRPDINSPLDAKTKQITNTNRLEKAAPTLKALLVRGAKVALIAHQGDTLDYQNLIPLSEHARILSALTGSKVGYIDDVCGPAAVTAVQSLKEGEAILLGNLRYLSEEVTAFEKEVKLTPSQMLDTWLVRSLGPLADIYVNDAFAAAHRNAPSMVAFQEILPTAGGRQLVAEYTALSKVAENPVRPCVFVLGGGKISDAFGMMRSVLEAGTADKILTTGITSLVMLLAKGVELGERTRTFLDDRDLTVFIQEAESLLEKWGDSFLVPGDLAYENEENRAETEVSSFAVPSGLQQKLFLDIGKRTIERYCGVISQAGTVFVNGPAGVYEDPRWENGTREIWKSIAEAPGYTVIGGGDSVSAAAKFTGLEGYSYVCTAGGAMVRFLSKKKLPLITAMEKAYDRNLTEPIR; translated from the coding sequence ATGGAAAAAAACCGTATAAAGATAAAGGTCCTGGAAGACTTTGAAATGAAAGGGCGGACGGTACTGTTCCGCCCCGACATCAATTCGCCCCTCGATGCCAAGACAAAGCAGATAACCAACACGAACAGGCTGGAAAAGGCTGCCCCTACCTTGAAAGCGCTGCTTGTAAGGGGAGCCAAGGTAGCCTTGATTGCACACCAAGGTGATACGTTGGATTACCAGAATCTCATTCCCCTATCTGAACATGCCCGGATCCTTTCTGCCCTCACCGGTTCGAAGGTAGGCTATATCGATGATGTATGCGGCCCTGCCGCCGTCACCGCCGTACAATCCCTCAAGGAAGGCGAAGCCATCCTACTGGGAAACCTCAGGTATCTCAGCGAAGAGGTGACCGCCTTTGAGAAGGAGGTAAAGCTTACCCCTTCCCAGATGCTCGATACCTGGCTGGTGAGATCGCTGGGGCCCCTGGCGGATATCTACGTCAATGATGCCTTTGCCGCGGCCCATAGGAATGCCCCCTCGATGGTAGCCTTCCAGGAAATACTCCCCACCGCCGGGGGGCGGCAACTTGTAGCAGAATATACGGCCCTGTCCAAGGTTGCCGAGAACCCGGTACGCCCCTGCGTGTTCGTGCTCGGGGGAGGAAAAATCTCCGATGCCTTCGGTATGATGAGAAGCGTGCTGGAAGCAGGGACTGCCGACAAAATCCTCACAACGGGAATCACCAGCCTGGTCATGCTGCTGGCAAAGGGGGTCGAGCTCGGGGAGCGGACAAGAACGTTTTTGGACGACAGGGACCTGACTGTATTCATCCAGGAAGCTGAATCCCTTTTGGAAAAATGGGGAGATTCTTTCCTTGTTCCCGGGGACCTTGCCTATGAGAACGAGGAAAATAGGGCAGAGACAGAGGTCTCGTCCTTTGCCGTTCCGTCCGGCCTGCAGCAAAAGCTCTTTTTGGACATCGGAAAACGGACAATAGAGCGGTACTGCGGTGTTATCTCACAGGCAGGCACGGTTTTTGTAAACGGACCTGCCGGGGTATACGAGGATCCTCGATGGGAAAACGGTACCCGGGAAATATGGAAATCCATTGCCGAGGCTCCCGGCTATACCGTAATCGGCGGGGGCGACAGCGTCAGTGCCGCTGCAAAATTCACAGGGCTTGAAGGTTACTCGTATGTCTGTACCGCAGGGGGCGCAATGGTCAGGTTCCTGTCCAAAAAGAAATTGCCCCTTATCACTGCCATGGAAAAGGCCTACGACCGCAACCTTACCGAGCCTATACGGTAA
- a CDS encoding type II glyceraldehyde-3-phosphate dehydrogenase: MEKKIRVGVAGYGVIGQRLADGVALQGDMELVGVADVMPTLSVRALKEKGMPYRLFAASVEGKAALEGAGIPISGMLEDLVQQVDIMLDATSAGIGAKNKLLYEKYGKHAIFQGGEKNDVANVFFHGYANFEKGLGVDFLKLTSCNTTGLIRAVDCIDRAVGVEKVAITIIRRVADPGDYHRGLTNALQIDKAPSHQALDLMTIMPHVEATGILIHTPVTHGHIITVVLTPKQDISVKDALEIFEKHPRIRVVSIGEGFLGNASLFRYARDLGNPRGDMYEIAVWSDSVVKSGRDLMFAINIPQESVVIPENIDAIRSSMKMQLTRETGTAETNKYLRIGTWKKTV, encoded by the coding sequence ATGGAAAAGAAAATACGGGTAGGTGTCGCCGGATATGGCGTTATAGGGCAACGGCTGGCAGATGGGGTTGCCTTGCAGGGTGACATGGAACTGGTTGGGGTTGCAGATGTTATGCCCACCCTCAGCGTGAGGGCCCTGAAAGAAAAAGGGATGCCCTACAGATTGTTTGCCGCATCGGTTGAGGGCAAGGCAGCTCTTGAAGGGGCAGGCATTCCTATCAGTGGTATGCTCGAAGACTTGGTCCAGCAGGTTGATATCATGCTCGATGCCACCAGTGCGGGCATCGGTGCGAAAAACAAGCTCCTGTATGAGAAATATGGCAAGCATGCCATTTTCCAGGGCGGGGAAAAAAACGATGTCGCAAATGTCTTCTTCCATGGCTATGCGAACTTTGAGAAAGGGCTCGGCGTCGATTTCCTCAAACTGACCTCCTGCAATACGACCGGCCTCATCCGTGCCGTAGACTGCATCGACAGGGCCGTCGGGGTGGAAAAGGTGGCCATCACCATCATAAGGCGTGTCGCCGACCCCGGGGACTACCACCGCGGGCTGACGAACGCGCTGCAAATCGACAAGGCACCAAGCCACCAGGCACTGGACCTGATGACCATCATGCCCCATGTCGAGGCAACGGGTATCCTGATCCATACCCCGGTCACCCATGGGCATATCATCACGGTGGTACTCACCCCGAAACAGGATATCAGCGTCAAGGATGCCCTCGAGATCTTCGAGAAGCACCCACGTATCAGGGTGGTTTCGATAGGCGAGGGATTTTTAGGGAATGCGAGCCTGTTCAGGTATGCCCGTGACCTTGGCAACCCCCGCGGTGACATGTATGAGATTGCCGTATGGAGCGACTCCGTGGTAAAGAGCGGCAGGGACCTGATGTTCGCCATCAATATCCCCCAGGAGTCTGTGGTCATCCCGGAAAACATTGACGCGATCCGGTCTTCCATGAAGATGCAGCTCACCCGTGAGACAGGGACGGCTGAGACAAACAAATACCTCAGGATAGGAACATGGAAAAAAACCGTATAA
- the iolE gene encoding myo-inosose-2 dehydratase translates to MKEYKVSLAIAPIGWTNDDLPELGGNIPFEQCVSEMALAGFTGCEVGNKYPKDTEVLKRELGMRKLSICNAWFSTYLTTQPYEEVEKDFARHCDFLHTMGAKIVGVAEQGNSIQGKQDVPVFDAKPHFSDMQWNQVCAGLNRLGKVAQEKGLRLTYHHHMGTGIQTTAEIDRLMESTDPALVGLLFDSGHIAFSGEDPMATLCKWYPRIWHVHLKDVREERRNLAIEKKWSFLQGVKNGVFTIPGDGCVDFKPIFKELKDRGYCGWWVVEAEQDPAQANPLEYAMRARKFILDSAGI, encoded by the coding sequence ATGAAAGAATACAAGGTTTCGCTGGCAATCGCCCCGATCGGCTGGACCAATGACGATCTTCCCGAACTCGGGGGGAACATCCCCTTCGAGCAGTGTGTCAGCGAGATGGCCCTTGCCGGATTTACTGGGTGCGAGGTGGGCAACAAATACCCGAAGGACACCGAGGTGTTAAAAAGGGAACTGGGAATGCGCAAGCTCTCCATCTGCAACGCCTGGTTCAGCACCTACCTGACCACCCAACCGTATGAGGAAGTCGAGAAAGACTTTGCCAGGCATTGTGATTTTTTGCACACCATGGGTGCAAAGATCGTGGGGGTCGCGGAACAGGGGAATTCCATACAGGGCAAACAGGATGTCCCTGTCTTTGACGCAAAGCCCCATTTCTCTGACATGCAGTGGAACCAGGTCTGTGCGGGATTGAACCGCCTTGGAAAGGTTGCACAGGAAAAAGGCCTTCGCCTGACGTATCACCACCACATGGGAACAGGCATCCAGACGACTGCGGAGATCGACCGGCTCATGGAATCGACAGACCCTGCTCTGGTCGGGCTTCTGTTTGACAGCGGGCACATTGCCTTCTCGGGGGAAGACCCTATGGCAACGCTTTGCAAATGGTACCCCAGGATCTGGCATGTACACCTGAAGGACGTGAGGGAAGAACGCAGGAATCTTGCGATAGAAAAGAAATGGTCGTTCCTCCAGGGGGTAAAGAACGGGGTATTCACCATCCCCGGCGATGGCTGTGTCGATTTTAAGCCGATTTTCAAGGAACTGAAGGACAGGGGATACTGCGGTTGGTGGGTCGTGGAGGCAGAGCAGGACCCTGCGCAGGCAAATCCCCTGGAATATGCAATGCGGGCGAGAAAATTCATCCTGGATTCTGCAGGGATCTGA